In one window of Nerophis ophidion isolate RoL-2023_Sa linkage group LG05, RoL_Noph_v1.0, whole genome shotgun sequence DNA:
- the LOC133552708 gene encoding equilibrative nucleobase transporter 1-like isoform X1 produces MWNCPKCPGVRRGLSVFTGMVECLCFAGILFGWASLVFILKTQGFFGSFCVNATGINSSQVLDCRGQDEQFSLVFTIASFMNYFVTLLNGFIFDRFGTTVARVYAICLHLMGTLMVAFSTPARAALLFPALSFIAVGGSMLLLTNFQVANLFPNNRSTVITLLNGAFGSSAVVFLIVKLVFEAGISHRASFLFLSACSIIHVLRTVFLLPRHIIPYPLPDHYTFGLTCGKSKKSEESVTFDPQTTDEVQHVNKEPATPEKTFRECVLSRFFLFSVIWLSVIQLRNLQFIGTLNPTLQRLTNGDSSLVSKYTNAFAFTQLCAVLCGPWNGLILDRHKRKPRVEGMSDKEADLRSTVLSLFLTALFSLVFSICATIPVLPLQYFTFVMAVINRAFLYGGLAAFVSVAFPPCHFGKLYGLVLCLGAIFSLLQYACFALVESVLEGDPLYVNIALTLLILFSFIHPLFVFLHCRNLQSQRVKDLEQQ; encoded by the exons atgtggaattgtccaaaatgtccgGGGGTGCGACGAGGCCTCTCCGTGTTCACGGGCATGGTGGAGTGTTTGTGTTTTGCAGGGATCCTCTTTGGCTGGGCCTCGCTTGTTTTCATCTTGAAGACGCAGGGCTTCTTCGGCTCCTTTTGTGTCAACGCCACGGGAATAAACAGCTCGCAGGTCCTAG actgCCGGGGACAGGATGAGCAGTTCTCGCTGGTCTTCACCATCGCGTCCTTCATGAACTATTTTGTCACCCTCCTCAACGGTTTCATCTTCGATCGCTTTGGGACAACGGTGGCTCGAGTTTACGCAAT ATGCCTTCACCTCATGGGCACCTTGATGGTTGCCTTCTCTACTCCAG CTCGAGCCGCTCTGCTTTTTCCGGCTCTTTCCTTCATCGCTGTGGGTGGCAGTATGTTGCTCCTCACCAACTTCCAG GTGGCAAATCTGTTCCCCAACAATCGGTCCACCGTCATCACTCTTCTCAACGGGGCTTTCGGCTCTTCCGCAGTGGTCTTCCTCATCGTTAAG TTGGTATTTGAGGCTGGAATATCTCATCGAGCCAGTTTCCTGTTCCTGTCagcctgcagcatcatacacgtGCTGAGGACTGTCTTCCTGTTACCCAGACACATCATTCCATACCCTCTTCCAGATCACTACACATTTGG GTTGACCTGTGGAAAATCAAAGAAGTCAGAAGAGTCCGTGACTTTTGACCCTCAGACAACAGATGAAGTGCAACATGTAAACAAGGAACCAGCGACACCAG AAAAAACCTTCCGCGAGTGCGTTCTCTCCAGGTTCTTCCTTTTTTCTGTAATTTGGTTGTCTGTGATCCAACTGAGAAATCTTCAGTTCATTGGAACTCTCAACCCCACGCTGCAGAGGCTGACTAATGGAGATTCCTCACTCG TCAGCAAGTACACCAACGCCTTTGCGTTCACACAACTGTGTGCGGTGCTGTGTGGTCCCTGGAATGGTCTTATCCTGGACAGACACAAACGTAAACCCCGGGTGGAAG GGATGAGTGACAAGGAAGCGGACTTGCGCTCCACGGTTCTGTCTCTCTTCCTGACGGCATTGTTTTCCTTGGTTTTCTCCATTTGTGCTACCATCCCTGTACTACCTCTTCAGTACTTCACCTTCGTGATGGCTGTGATCAATCGCGCCTTCCTGTATGGCGGCCTGGCGGCTTTCGTCAGTGTGGC TTTCCCACCTTGTCACTTCGGCAAGTTGTACGGACTCGTACTGTGTCTGGGAGCAATCTTCTCCTTACTGCAGTACGCCTGCTTTGCTTTGGTGGAGTCCGTCCTGGAAGGAGATCCCTTATAT GTGAACATCGCTCTGACGCTGCTCATCCTGTTCTCCTTCATTCACCCCCTCTTTGTCTTTCTGCACTGTCGAAACCTTCAATCCCAGCGAGTCAAAGATCTTGAACAGCAATAA